CTTACGAATAAAGACTAATGGAATCGAGTCCTCCAACAGCGTTGCTTCTTACGGCGAATTGGCCCGGGAAAGCTCTGAACTCAAATACTTTCACAACAAAACAGAGGGGTAAGTGAAGTAAACTTATAGACAACACcgtattacattatatatacgtTTGGCACAGTGTATGGCAATTAAAAGTTTATTAATAACCCGCCAATATCTTTTAATATTAAGATATCACTGATGTATTACTGGAGAGatcaaatataaaaagataaaaattatttcaaaaacattttgttttatttgtttttgtaaaagaGTCTACCATATATTGAATGAGAGcgttttattattttagattCACGTCTTGTACCAAGAAATGGAAGATACAATAAATACATGATTAATGCAAAAGATATACCTGATAATTATGCATGTGCCAGGACATTAActgtatcatttttatttttcagaattatCTTTATGAACCTGGGTAGAGGAAACTGCACACAGGATTATTATGGGAAACGCACTGGACAGTGCCGAGCTATTGATGTTAAGGTTACGAATGGTGAAACAGGGAACAATAATTGTGACATAACTCAGTACCAACCCACAGCACCACCAACTGTGAGTTTAGGTTAAAATTATAGAATTCAAAGAATAACAGAATCTCACATGGGACCATCAAGTGgatagggatatctcaacccgagtgaaagattttggctatTCAACTCGAGGCTCGTCTAAAATCTTTCACGagagttgagatatccctgtccaacTGACAGGCCCatttaagattctttttctcccatacctTTACGATAAATGTTGAAAATGCAGTCTTGCGTAAAAATggtcgccgcatgtattgaATACATCACTGTCTAGCGCGTTTGAGCTGTCTTTTCCAACTTCGGTGAAAAACAGAGTTATCGTATttctagcaaccgcgggataaccctgtcaggtATAAGAGAATGGCAAAAGTAATCTCTTTTTAAACACCACTGAGTTCACAAACTTGGTTTTTGTTATTTAAACCGTACACGGCGAACCAGTTGTGATTGTATCACTGACGTTAGCAGACGTCGCAGTGTTATCAATGTTCTCCTACTTCATGTTACAGACAAGCACAAGGGCAGTTGGGAGTGAGACACGGGAGGTAGgtttttctttttgttaattaataaaTCGATGATCCTTTGCTTTGGCGAAGTCTATGCATCTAGTGACTGATATATTACCCTGCAACAATATGATGAGCCGTGGAATAAACGTCCTCTGTATTTAATTTTCGCTTCTCATCCACTAATATACACTAGAGTGATATCACGTATTTTTGATTTGATCAAAGTTTAAAAATCCTTTGGCCATTACGTTACTGGGGAACCTTGCATTACATTCTGGGGTTCACAAAGGAACAACTAACGTATAAGTTACCCCTCAATACAAGTTCTTCATTCGATAATTgtgaatattattattgtttatacaTTATACAAGTATGTGTATGTTAGTACTCAACTAGTCTATGTATTAACGATATATGTAATGTTAGATTATTGAGATATAATTCCAAATACAATTTCCCCTTTCCCGGTAAACCGAAAATAGACTTCTATACAGTCGTTGAACAAAACTTAAGTTTCGATTTATTCACCATCATAGAAAACAACAACTATCAGGGTAACTTGTAACTGTTTTCAGTTGGAGTCGAAGGCTAAGAGCAGATTAGTGGACCTTATCGAGAAACTCATTGCTTTGGAGAGCGAGAATGTTGACGTAAGTGATGAAGTAATGGCGTGCCTAGAAGGACGCCTTATATTGTGTAGTATAAAATTCTGCTCGAGTAGAATTGACCTTATCATGGGTGACTGAATATAAAACCTACTTTTAAAACTAAACCTCATTACCTTATCATTCAATCAGGTCACGGATGCGATATTTGCAAACATGCGTATTCGGGCAGGTGACCATGTCCATGCcgaattgtttgtttttgtttttattcaatCAACATTGATAGATCGTACAACTATTAAGTTATACCGCCAATCATTTACATCGAACCAAACTAATCGACACAGGCATGAGGACAATTCCTTACTATCAATATTGTACGTGTGATAAAGGAACCATTACAATACGGCCAGTGTACCTTAACATATTTAGCCTAATGTCCAACTCTTTTAATAGTTATGTATAAtgtcaaaatgaaattgaaattgacacATATTTTAAAGGCATGTAACGTCAGACTGATTTATTACCATACAGCAGGAGACGTTAAAGAGGAGACGGAGAAGTTTAGCTGACCCAGATAGAACTTTCCCAAGAGATGAAAAACCTGAGGTAAGTTATACTTCCACATAAGATACTGTTTATTTAAA
This genomic window from Argopecten irradians isolate NY chromosome 4, Ai_NY, whole genome shotgun sequence contains:
- the LOC138320402 gene encoding uncharacterized protein isoform X2; translation: MDVIVGFCVPKDAVLRIKTNGIESSNSVASYGELARESSELKYFHNKTEGIIFMNLGRGNCTQDYYGKRTGQCRAIDVKVTNGETGNNNCDITQYQPTAPPTTSTRAVGSETRELESKAKSRLVDLIEKLIALESENVDETLKRRRRSLADPDRTFPRDEKPEKLGECV
- the LOC138320402 gene encoding uncharacterized protein isoform X1, translating into MDVIVGFCVPKDAVLRIKTNGIESSNSVASYGELARESSELKYFHNKTEGIIFMNLGRGNCTQDYYGKRTGQCRAIDVKVTNGETGNNNCDITQYQPTAPPTTSTRAVGSETRELESKAKSRLVDLIEKLIALESENVDQETLKRRRRSLADPDRTFPRDEKPEKLGECV